From the genome of Pleuronectes platessa chromosome 19, fPlePla1.1, whole genome shotgun sequence:
GTTCACCAGACTCATCAGTGAGGACAAAGTGTCTCTCATCTTAGAGTCTCaacagagtgagacatgtctCTGTACCGTGGGCGTGAGTCGCTCGGATGCCGCTGTACAGGTAGAGACATCCGTCCTTCAGGATGCAGTAGTGTTGAGCCCACATGTCTTTGTTCATTTTATGAAGCAAACCGAGACACTCCGGGTTCTTCATGGCCAGCGGGGGCAGACTGGAGTTGTGTCTGGTGACGTCCACCCACACGTGGTTCTACAACGAGAGTCGTCGTTAATACGACTTAAATATCACAACAACATGCAGTTCTTTAATACAACATCATGTTACCTGTGCAATGGGATGAATCGCTCGCTCCATCGCTTCCAGCCACCTGAAATCACACGGAGGAAACAGTTCTCACATGTTTCTGGAGGAATGAACCTTCAGGCTTTTCACTGAGAATCAGTTCATCAGTTTTTACAGATGATTATtgatgttaaacatttctactCCGCTGTTTAAAACACTAAATCAGAAGTAGAGCTGTGACATCACTGGATTTGAATCTCGATTAATATCAAACTTCCTGTGAAAACTTCCCAGAACCGAAGGCGACGCCTTCAAGAGATGACAGAGTTATTAACGAGTCGTTACTTCAGCTTCATGTACGAGAGAGAACTGTGGAAACAGAAATTCAACTATATGAAAACACGTCCACGTGTTGTTTGTCTCCACCAACCAGAGCAGGTTCatatgaggtcacagtgacctttgaccttcaaccaccaaTCCTGAACCTCAAGTTGTTGAGGAGATTTCGTGTTCACAAGCCGACCTGAGAACATGAAGCCTCCGGCCACTGGGTGGCGCTGGTGCGATGATAAGAcaacagaagaaataaagatGTTGCAAaaggataaaaacaaatgtcacgGATTCTGAAAGATGAAATCACTTGTCGGCCGATCTCTACGTGGGAGAGATATTTTGGTTTGGAGCGTTTGACCTTTTCATCTCCTGGTTGGACGTCGCACAGAAGATGAAAACTCGATTCACACTCAGGGGGCGACATTTGAACACGAAGGGTTTTCCCAGAGAAAGGTCTCGTCCGACCTCGGCTCCCTCGAGCTTCACCGCTGACAGAGCTCGTCTCCTTCCTTCATCCTGTGGACAACAGGAAGTTACATCACAAGCTGTTTTTTACAGGAAGTAGAGAGCCTGATGGTGACGCCTGCTCGCCGCTCACCCGCTTGTGCCGGTAGTAGTAAAGACAGGAGTCATGTGACAGAACGAACCAGCGCTTCCTCCAGCCTTTGATCAGACCAGACTGGGTGCGTTTGTGAAGGTAGCCCCGACACCCCGGCCGGGGGGTGTTAGGAGCACGAGCGATGTCTGAGCCGATGGTCAGTGTGAGAACATCTGGACCTAAAACATCCACAATGCTACATTAACGTCTGTTTTCAATATTCTGATTTAAAAACTTTGTCCATATTAAGACGTCTAAAacagagactgtaaataaaatggACGTCCCCACTTCCTCCTACTGTCCAGAATGAAGCCAAGGTGTCTCGGCAGCCATCTTGACAGTTTACATGTTTCTAATGTCAGAGGTGTtagtcaccaggtgtgaacacgGCCCACCTTGTCGCGCCAGGTCAGCCGCCTCCGAGTGAGGGATGCTGGTGACATCGGTCCCGTTCACAGCCAGGACGAAGTCTCCGACCATCAGACCGGCTTCTTCAGCAGCTCCGTCTGAACCAGAGAAAACTGCTTCATGAGCTGAAgcttcctgacatgttcctcacgtgttcctcacatgttcacgacatgttcctcacatgttctttgagtccatgtgagaaaacagcaggacaaTGTCTGGAAGCTTCACTGGCACCATTTTGTggaaattattttaaatctgaAATTGTCTTTATAGAGACGTCACTTTCCAGACGACTCCGActcagcagacaaacaaactaactaaaATACTTTGAGAACAAAATATTAGACATTAGAATAAAGACTGTGGGCGGCCACCAGCATGAATCCCCCCTCGTGGctgtagggggcgctgctgctggtgtgttgCTTTCAGATGAGACAGTGAAACTTACTCGTGTCGACCTCTGTGACCACGATGGGTTTAGAGAACTGGATTCGAAAGCCCCAGGGATACTCTCCTGCTCCTTTACTGATCCTGACCGTCCGCTCTCGAACTGAAAGACAAgtgttcatttatttcaaactgcAGGATGAGCTCAGCAGCTCTATTTATCCCAGGGGTTGATTGAAGACTTGAATACTAAGTGAATCTTCTCTGTGATCACAGGTGAGCTCACTTGAAACTGCTCGAATTCTGGTGTTGAGGCTCGGAGGAATAACTCCTGGATCCACGTGGTCTCCTTGGTAAATCCACGCTGACGAGTGGAACGTCTCCATATAGAAACCTCCGTCCTCATTGTCTCGCGTCGTCATGTCCATCGAGCGAGTGTCCTCAGATACTAGAGAGTAAAAGTACAGAACATCAAGATTCTGATTAGCTTTGGTGGAACTATCATATAATATCTATGTAAAGTTCCTGGAGATCATGTGTGTTGTGATTCGGTTCAAAACAAATCCTGTTTGAGTTTTCAGGTCTGAAACGAGGCCTTTGAGACGTGGTGTCAAACCAAAGCTCTAAGGTCATCGGTGAGCTTATGGTCCAATCAGGTGGCAGCATCCTGTGTATGTGAGTCACCTGATTCCTCTGTGAGATCACTGGTGATGGAGCTTCCTCCAGCCGAGCTCCACTGTTTACTATCTTTGAAGAGCTTGCGTCTCTTGGCCCAGTGGTCCCCGGCGCTCTCGGCCTCTCTGTGACTCACAGGCCTCAGATGCTCTTTGGCGTCGATGGAAcctgcaaataaacatgaacatgagTTTCATGTGAAGCTGAATTCAGCACTTGACAAATATTAAAGAACCATAAGACgtgttttcagtgtttgtttcctcAGATGTGTTGTAACATTTTTGGGTGAATGTGGTGTCGATACCCGTCGCTGCTGATTGGCCGGCAGctctgacaccccccccccccacaccagaGTAAACCAGCCATGAAGCTCGTGGACACGTTTAGAGGAAACATGCGTTCAACACGGAAACTGAAGCCAAAAATTCTGAGATTGATCGTGAGCTGAAGTGAGAgcggaccaatcagagcagactttaTCAGGAggagggccttaaagagacaggagctgaaagcatgtgtttgagacagaggctgaagagaggagctgcagcgaagGACAGGGAAGTGATTCTGAACACtagagcatgaaaacattttacagtatCAACACTTTAATAGAATATTTCTCCTTAAACTGGACTCACATCTGGACACCACGTGTCTCTCGGCCTTGTGGGTTTTGCTCAGCTGCTCCTTAGCATAGACTCCTGCGTCCGGACAGGAAGCAGCTTTGTCCCCGGTTCCTCTTCGTCCTGCGTCCTGCTGATCTTTCGTCTCCTCGGACGTCAGAGACAGACACTCACAggtgtttcctgtttcttcagCAGCTGGTTTAGAGTCTGTCACATCGATGTGACGACTCTGTGAAGACTTCAGGTCCATCTGCAGGAGTCTCTGCTGTAGTGCACCGACAGTCTGAGTCGTGACTGAGGAGGAACGTGAAGATGAAACCGAGTCCTCTGGATCCTCCAGCTGGACGGGATGAACCTGCAGCACCTGCTCCTCGGAGCCGCTGTGGGACGGAGGGATGACCTGGATAGAAAGAGCTCTTTGACTGAACTTCTCTGAGTCGTGACCTTCTACGTCCTGATCGAATCCACTGTCCGCGACTTCAGCTTGATTGACTTTACAGTCACACTCATCAGTGTCCagactgtctctgtctgtgaagACGCTCTGTTTGAAGTCCTGTCTCATGTCTTCATCACCGTGTCCTCGTCCTCCAGCGACACCAAACACCTCATCAGCATTTTCTTCAGAGCTCGTCAGACAGAGCGGACTGATCCACGGGGGCTTCGCCTCTCGGCTGCTCTGTTTAGAAGAATCTTCATTTCCAACTCCGTGGTGACTCGTCCCCAGCTCCTCTGATTGGACAGGACGAGAGCACATGATCAACGAGGAGAAAGACTCGGTGTAGGGCAGCAGCAGATCGTCCTGCATCGACTCCACAGCTTCTGACGTCCCAGGAAACGTCTGGCGTCTCTTGTGTGGTAGGGGACacgctctgtgttggactgtggCGATGCTGTTGTGTCTGATCCAGGATTTTCTCTTCTGGGAGCTGATGAAGTCTCTGGTGAAGCTGGACCTGTTGGTGGACAGAGAGGGTCTCATGAACATGAGCTCGTAATTATCAGATTCTGAAAGCTGATCGAAAGAAGGTGGTGGATGTGCCAGGCCGGACTCTCCCAGGTGGGGGTGGGCAGGACTCTGGGTTCGGATCCCACAGGACTGCAGCCGGAGAGTCAGGTCGTCCAGAGGGTTGTGTCTACCGTCTGCAAACTCCTGCGGTGGAGGAACGTCCCAGAACTGATCCATGCTGGTGTGGAACCGGTTCCTCTTCTCCTGAGCGGTGACCTGGAGCAGCGGTGGACTCGATGGAGGATTCACTGACCAACAGTCTGATGGTTTGTCTGGTTTGTGACCGGCGCAGCATCGACAGCAGCTGGAACCGTCCCACAGTTTGGAGTTTGAACCACTGACTTCCTCCGTGTTGTTGCTCGAGCTGCCAAAAGTGAACCTGTAGTTTTTATCTGCTTTGTTGTTCGGAGTCCTCGTCTCCTCCCGTCCACTCGTCTCCTCCCGTCCACTCGTCTCCTCCCGTCCACTCGTCTCAGCCTCGTCCCTCGTGTCGTTCGTGAAAACAAACGTGGTCTTGCTGCCGGATTTGTTGAGCTGCAGAATTTCTTGAATTTCCAGTTTGACCTGGGACCCGCTGCAGTGGACCCTCATGATGTTGGTCAGTGGCGTTGAGGAGTGCGTTGGACCTTCAGACAGCGGTTGGTGGAGCTGCTGAAACGTGATGTTGGGGGAGGAGTCTTCCAGGTCGCTGACGGACACAGACGTCACGATCTTCActcctctctctttgtcctCGGTCGTTTTGGTATAAATGCTCCTTTGATTTGAACTCAGGTGATGATCCTGTTTGAACCTTTTCTCCTTGGGAGGAGAGTCGTTgtatttctcttcatcttcagacGGAACGTTCTCCCTGAGGAACGAGTCGGTTTCACCTTTTTCAAAGATGTCGTCTTTGAAGCTGACGCTGTTGCTTTTGTTCTGCTTGTGAAAGATGAACGGTGAGACGCTCTCTGCAGGAAACAACAAGCTGGGTTAAATGTGTAGTAATGTCTGCAGCCTCTGAGCACATGACCGGATCCTAACACTCTCCTGATCGACGGTAACATGGATTTGATGTTTCACCATAACTCCTGTTGAGAAGCTGTTGGTGGTACCTGTCAGTACTGTGACTACAGACAGGGGGCAGCGTGACACTGAAGATTCAAACATCACCTGTTGGTGTGTGAGCTGCGGACCTGAAGCCTCATGTTGACATCTtgttcagcgccatcttggtttttgaaaccagaagtgaCCATATTTAGAgcagcagggggtggagcctgacctCGAAGACACGCCCAACACCTGCCACTGTCAATCACACcgtggtacccccccccccccccccctacacatccGGTGCtatatggtctgtttgactctaaatgatcatcagctgtttgatgaAGAGTCACTTTCTacagacttctatagaaaccaccagtggagtcgccccctgctggtcactacaCAGAAGACACTAAGACAGGTTCCTTCATTTGAACTAGAGTCTGTCTTTGGACCTAATCTAATATGTTATAGAGGCCCTGGTTCAGGTTCTGCTGGTCGGAGGAACCTTCAAGCAGGTTTGGAAAATGTGACTCAGTTAAGCTCAGGATTAACTTCACACCACGAGCTGCGACTCAcgtttgctgctgctggagctcttcctcctccggctgctcctcctcctccctctcttactCATCCTCACATCGGCCTCACGTCACCTGATGGAACCAGAAGAGAATATGAGGGAGCATGAAGGAACATGAGGGAGCATGaaggaacatgagggaacatGATGGAACATGAGGGAGCATGaaggaacatgagggaacatGAGGGAGCATGAGGGAGCATGAAGGAACATGATGGAACATGaaggaacattaaaaaacatatgaGGGAACATGAGGGAGCATGAAGGAACATGAGGGAGCATGAGGAACACGAGGGAACATGAGGAACACGAGGGAACATGAGGAACACGAGGGAACATGAGGAACACGAGGGAACATGAGGAACACGAGGGAACATGAGGAACACGAGGGAACATGaaggaacatgagggaacatgaaggaacattaaaaaacatatgagggaacatgagggaacatgagggaacatgaaggaacattaaaaaacatatgagggaacatgagggaacatgaaggaacattaaaaaacatatgagggaacatgagggaatatgagggaacatgagggaacatgaaggaacattaaaaaacatatgagggaacatgaggggacatgaaggaacattaaaaaacatatgagggaacatgaggggacatgaaggaacattaaaaaacatatgagggaacatgagggaacatgaaggaacattaaaaaacatatgagggaacatgagggaatatgagggaacatgagggaacatgaaggaacattaaaaaacatatgagggaacatgaggggacatgaaggaacattaaaaaacatatgagggaacatgaggggacatgaaggaacattaaaaaacatatgagggaacatgagggaacatgagggaacatgagggaacatgaaggaacattaaaaaacatatgagggaacatgagggaatatgagggaacatgagggaacatgaaggaacattaaaaaacatatgagggaacatgaggggacatgaaggaacattaaaaaacatatgagggaacatgaggggacatgaaggaacattaaaaaacatatgagggaacatgagggaacatgagggaacatgaaggaacattaaaaaacatatgagggaacatgagggaatatgagggaacatgagggaacatgaaggaacattaaaaaacatatgagggaacatgaggggacatgaaggaacattaaaaaacatatgagggaacatgaggggacatgaaggaacattaaaaaacatatgagggaacatgagggaacattaaaaaacatatgaGGGAACATGCAGTAGTTCCCCGATGATCCATTGAACATCAGTTGTTTTttcttatcttttattttggCGGTGAGAAACTAAAATGTTTGAGTCGTGACATCACGTCTACGTTCGTCAACAGTCACGATGACGAACTTTAGAACCACTGACGTTAAGTAAACACAGAATGTTCAAATCTATGTATTTTTCACCACAACATCAAAACTTAACAACACTACGGAGAGACCTTCAAAATAAACCGTaaataattacaatatttacaaaaattacattaatgcttttcattaaaaaaaacaaatgatttcCAAAACACAAGGAAGTTCACGTTTCTCTGATTTGcttcttaataataataaaaacattacaaatcAGAGTCCGGTGTCAGGTGACTAATTTACGGTTGTTTACAGGTTGTTTGTTAAAAGCTGAATAGTGGAAGCGTACCTTTGCTCAGCCGTGCGTCAGGAGAGAACGAGGTCGACTGGTCAGCTGCTCGTCTGCTCCACTTCTTATTGATTCTATTCTCAACATAAAGCAGCTTATTACCATAATCCCATCAGTCACCATGGAGACGAGCCACATCCAAACATCCCGCCCATCAGGAGCCTTTGATCTGAGTCCTGGTCAATATGCTTCATTACTGTAATAAGGgaacttttaattcattattacaTTTCTCCACCAAACCAAAGTTAAAGGAGTGAAACCAAGATGGAAGGTTTGAAAGTGACGACACAGCAGTAATGAAGAGTCGTCACCACGAAGCTTTGCAGACACTTTATTACACAAATAACGTAGTTACTGAAAATAGTATCTTGCAGCAAAACCAGTGTGttacaataataaatatcatATAGCCCACGTTCGACTGCGACATCAGAAATGCGTTTCTATGGCATGCTGCTGAAAAACATCCACTCAAAGTGAAGCAATGAGCGAcagagcagaagaaaagaaaccTGAGAAGACAAAGAAGTGAATCATCTGataaactaaatattaatctGCACTTTACAATCGTTTGTGACTCGTGCACTTTCTCTGAcgacctgcagggggcgacTGAACATATCTTTCCCTCCATTTTCcaagttttcttttcattctacttacaaattaataattaattaacagtgactcattaaaaaattcaaattgaATCTCAAGCGTTGTGCAAACTTTGAACTTTGAAAGTACAGAATGATTTTCAAACAGAGCTCCAGATTAATCTGACTGCGTCAGGATCTGTGTGGAAGTCAATTTCTATAACATTGGTTGTGATGTGCATTtataacaaagaaaaatatcaaacctcaGTTACATTTCCTTATCGTAATTATTTGATAAGAACATAATTATATGTTTAAGGTGATATATCGGTATCagaatctccccccccccccccccccccctctcgacTAGCAGCAGCTTTTAAGCCCACGACACGTTTGTAATGGCAGGTGCTGAAAAAAGGCAAAATATGGATGTGAAAAGgcacaaaaatgacaaatgaaatgTTACGGATGAAATCCATGGACCCAGAAGGCGTCTGAGATGAGGCTGAGTGTGGCGTCACTACAGGGAGGAGAAGTGTGGAGGTtctgttcctgtgtctcctctcagtTCTGGATCTGATCCTGTTTAAATGATCACAAACTGAAATGAGTCCAGTTCTGACTCaaactctgagaaatcaacagtGACCTCAGACTgtgagcgccccctgcaggaatAACACTGAACCAGCAGCTTGGGTGAAGTGAgtgtgatgtgtgagtgtgaacaggAGAACGTCTCCTCCTTcactccctgagcgtctgttctctggaaACTTTAAAACATGAAGGATTCTgaacagtttggtggatttgttccagctgcagctcttcaggttcaggaagcagaggatcatgttTCAGTGaaccacatgtggctgcagggggcgctgctgctcaatAACATGGTGTTGATTGAATGGGTCAGATCCAGACGCCTGTTGTCGACTCACCAACTAGAATCCTGAAGTACCTGAGTGACAGGTAGACGCTGCTGGTGCTGGTCAGTGTCACATGGGAACAGAGACCCTATGGTTTCCTAACAGGCGCCGGCGGTGAACTCAGATCAGTTTGCACCGTTTCCAAAAAACTACACTTCTCGTTTAACTGCTCGAATAAAAGACCAAATGATTCCATCGGTGGTTTTAAGGCTGAATCTGATTGTTCTCATCATTTCAACTTCTGCGTGTTTGAtttggggaaaagaaaaaaacatttgacgTGTGAACTTCATCGAGATCACagataaattatattaaataatcTCAATCATGTCAAAGTatctgtatttacagtatatagatttaaatatataaacaataagATTGGCAGCTAACACAACAGTTACACTTGATGAATAACAGACATCTGGTAAGCAGAAGGTGGGCGTGCGGCGGGGGGGCGTCTAGGACGCGGTCCCAGgcggcgggggggcggggggtctAGGAGGAGGTCCCGGgcggcgggggggcggggggtctAGGACGCGGCCCCGGGCGGCGGCAGGGCGGAGTACTCCTCGTTCTCCGAGTCGCTGCTGTCCTCTCCGTTCCGCTCCTGGTCGCTGCCCTCGGTGCTCAGCTGGTCGAAGCCCTGACGGCTGTAACCTTTATGAGACGCAAAGAAGTTCCCCAGATTCAGACTGCCGACGGCTTTCCCTACGGAGACACAGGGAGGGACACGTGTTCACAGCAGCTCCTCGGCCCCGTGCTGGTTCTGGACTTTGATTCAATCCAACTCAACAAACCTCAGGACTGTCCTACCTCGTATTCTCCCCAGGATCCCTCCCACGGAGCTGGGTTCCCCCTTCACATCCCCGGGATCTGGAGACGTTCAGTGAGATGAAGAACAAACATCAAGAGCAGATTGAACATCTCAACGTCTCCTCACTTGTCTCATACGTACGGTTTCTCCTCCAGCAGATGAAGACTCCGGTGGATATGACGAGCAGCAGCGGGACGAGCAGCAGCGTGGTGAGGACGGCAGGGAgaaccccctctcctctctttgtcttcaccacactcttcttcttctcctcctcctcctcctcctccgtctctttctGCACTTGAGGCTGCTGAGCGAGGGTTTGCTTCTCCTTGACGAGCGCCGTCTTCAGCGTGTTGGGTTCAGGTCTCAGCTTCGTCTGAACAAACGTCTCCATCTCTACAGCAGAGGAAAGCTCTGGTTAACATGGTCTCAGTTGTGTTGGTGTCccagtgcagacacacaaccacagcttggtctgtttctctctggatGAAAGGAACTTTTCAGAAAGCAGACGTGAGAACACTACAGATCACTGCACTCGTCTTACTTAGAGATTTGACCTCCGACTGTGAACTGGGTGTGAAACGACCACAGAGACgtttgtgtgtagatgtgtgaaGTGTGAAGAGAGAAGTGATCAGAGATAAACAGATGACCTCATCATCCTCTCATATATGATGACAGCCGGTCGTCACGGCTACACGTTTCCCACAAATGTAGTTCTGGAATATAACAACGTTTGTCTCCCCAACCCTGTTCAGTTACATGTGAGGTcagcctgacctttgacctcccaaaTCTAAATCAGTTCCAATGtttttaccaaatttgaagaaattccctcaaaaagttcttgagatatcgtgttcacgaGATTGGACGGAcggggggacaggacacagagggGGACGTCCCTGCTCTCAGGCCGGAGACACACTTGCTGTTTAAAGACACAAGTGAACAACTACATGTGATCGTAGTTGTTCACCAGCTTCGAACAGGaatcatctgcagcctcagagTTCAACACTCACCTTCGAGCTCCTGAACCTCGATGCCAGCTTTCTTCACAGAGCGGTggaactctggaaaatgaagaattattttattattcagcAAACGAACAATGTTTGAAGTGATGAGATCATTCTTGGACTAAAAGACAGAGTAGATCCGCTGCTGCTTCACGTCCACACGGGACAGTGGGGCTGGATTGGGCATCAAGTCAGGATCCTCCTGGACACCTTTAGTGTACTGGGCACGCCCCCTCTGGGAGGAGACCCAGAACCTGCTGGAAGGACTACATATCCCATCAGGCCCGGGAAACACCTCGGGATCAACCAGGAAAACATggctgaggagagggaggtcCACAACCCCAGCCCATCAGAGGACAAtgaagatggatggagggatggatggagggatggatggatggatggatggagggatggatggatggagggatgaagggatgaagggaggaatggaggaatggatgaagggatggagggatggaggatgaAGCTGAACTTACTCTCGCTGGTGAACTTGAAGACTGATTTACTTCCTGCGTCTCCAACAAACACGCTTCCGTCCCGTGTCTCAACGATGTCATGAGGCATCATGAActcctgcagaagaagaaaaactaagTTTAATCCAAAAGTCGAGTgtgacacatgtgtgtgtgtatgtgtgtatgtgtgtgtgtgtgtgtgtgtgtgtgtgtgtacctctgtcTTAGGGCTGAACGTGTCCAGAATATCCTTGGTTGAATAATTTATGACAAAACCTCTGAGTGGAGCCGAGCGATACGGAGACTGTCCATTTACTGCAAAGATCAagccatctacacacacacacacacacacacacacagacacacacacacacacacacagggttaaaGTAGAACCAAACTATGATGAATAATCTGAGGTCCATTTATCGAATCGCTGCATCGACCCGTTAATCTTGAATTCAGACAGAAAGAgggaatgaaaaggaaaatgatGCAAAGTTTCATGTGAGAAGATGTTTAATCCACGAAGCAGAGCAGAGCATCGACCGGTTCAAACTCACCTCCTGCAGGACTGTAGCTGATGGCAAACACTTCCCCCCCGAACTCCtccttctttatttctttaacgAACTCTCCTGTTTCCGCGATGAAGCACTGGATCCGCCCGTTCTCTCTG
Proteins encoded in this window:
- the pdzph1 gene encoding uncharacterized protein pdzph1, whose translation is MALNKIHSTDRYHQQLLNRSYESVSPFIFHKQNKSNSVSFKDDIFEKGETDSFLRENVPSEDEEKYNDSPPKEKRFKQDHHLSSNQRSIYTKTTEDKERGVKIVTSVSVSDLEDSSPNITFQQLHQPLSEGPTHSSTPLTNIMRVHCSGSQVKLEIQEILQLNKSGSKTTFVFTNDTRDEAETSGREETSGREETSGREETRTPNNKADKNYRFTFGSSSNNTEEVSGSNSKLWDGSSCCRCCAGHKPDKPSDCWSVNPPSSPPLLQVTAQEKRNRFHTSMDQFWDVPPPQEFADGRHNPLDDLTLRLQSCGIRTQSPAHPHLGESGLAHPPPSFDQLSESDNYELMFMRPSLSTNRSSFTRDFISSQKRKSWIRHNSIATVQHRACPLPHKRRQTFPGTSEAVESMQDDLLLPYTESFSSLIMCSRPVQSEELGTSHHGVGNEDSSKQSSREAKPPWISPLCLTSSEENADEVFGVAGGRGHGDEDMRQDFKQSVFTDRDSLDTDECDCKVNQAEVADSGFDQDVEGHDSEKFSQRALSIQVIPPSHSGSEEQVLQVHPVQLEDPEDSVSSSRSSSVTTQTVGALQQRLLQMDLKSSQSRHIDVTDSKPAAEETGNTCECLSLTSEETKDQQDAGRRGTGDKAASCPDAGVYAKEQLSKTHKAERHVVSRCSIDAKEHLRPVSHREAESAGDHWAKRRKLFKDSKQWSSAGGSSITSDLTEESVSEDTRSMDMTTRDNEDGGFYMETFHSSAWIYQGDHVDPGVIPPSLNTRIRAVSIRERTVRISKGAGEYPWGFRIQFSKPIVVTEVDTNGAAEEAGLMVGDFVLAVNGTDVTSIPHSEAADLARQGPDVLTLTIGSDIARAPNTPRPGCRGYLHKRTQSGLIKGWRKRWFVLSHDSCLYYYRHKRDEGRRRALSAVKLEGAEVGRDLSLGKPFVFKCRPLSVNRVFIFCATSNQEMKRWLEAMERAIHPIAQNHVWVDVTRHNSSLPPLAMKNPECLGLLHKMNKDMWAQHYCILKDGCLYLYSGIRATHAHGGIYLQGYTVREQPYGSKKSTIELKPPSDEFKTFHLCSENPNENKRWILAIKASVKKWLLLHQALQDSMNHPPEETRM